The Lycium barbarum isolate Lr01 chromosome 9, ASM1917538v2, whole genome shotgun sequence genome has a segment encoding these proteins:
- the LOC132610232 gene encoding uncharacterized protein LOC132610232 isoform X1, translating to MYDNLGAQPGVPRPPANTQANPFGNAFSGASSGFIRGGLGAYGEKILGSSSQYVQSNISRYFSDPQYYFQVNDQYVRNKLKVVLFPFLHRGHWTRITEPVGGRLSYKPPIYDINAPDLYIPFMAFGTYVVLAGLALGLQGRFSPEALSWLFIKGLVGWFLQVSLLKMTLFSLGSGEAPLLDIVSYAGYAFAGLSIALLGTIIWNYTYYFLMPWTCLCMGIFLVKTMKRVLFAEVRTYDSSRHHYLLLFIALAQFPLLFWLGKISLSWFF from the exons ATGTATGATAACCTTGGTGCACAGCCTGGAGTTCCAAGACCACCTGCTAATACACAAGCGAATCCTTTTGGAAATGCATTCTCTGGTGCTAGCTCTGGGTTCATTAGAGGTGGATTAGGAGCTTATGGAGAAAAAATCCTTGGATCAAGTTCTCAGTATGTCCAAAGCAAT ATAAGTAGGTACTTCTCTGATCCCCAGTACTACTTCCAAGTGAATGACCAATACGTGAGAAACAAACTGAAAGTAGTCCTTTTCCCTTTCCTACACAGA GGTCATTGGACAAGAATCACAGAGCCTGTCGGTGGCAGGCTATCCTATAAGCCCCCTATCTATGACATAAATGCTCCAGATTTGTACATTCCATTTATGGCCTTTGGTACTTATGTTGTTCTTGCTGGCTTAGCATTGGGTCTGCAGGGAAG GTTTAGCCCAGAAGCTCTCAGTTGGCTGTTTATCAAGGGATTGGTTGGCTGGTTTTTACAAGTTTCGTTGCTGAAGATGACATTGTTCTCACTTGGTAGTGGAGAGGCTCCTCTTCTTGACATTGTTTCATACGCAGGATATGCTTTTGCAGGATTGTCCATAGCTCTTTTGGGAACAATTATATGGAACTATACTTACTACTTTTTGATGCCGTGGACATGCTTGTGCATGGGAATATTCTTGGTGAAAACAATGAAGAGAGTTCTCTTTGCAGAGGTGAGGACGTACGATTCAAGTAGGCATCATTATCTCCTATTGTTTATTGCCCTAGCTCAATTTCCTCTCCTCTTTTGGCTTGGGAAGATTAGCCTTAGTTGGTTCTTTTGA
- the LOC132610233 gene encoding CLIP-associated protein-like, translated as MEEALELSRAKDTKERMAGVERLHQLLEASRKSLSSSEVTSLVDVCLDLLKDNNFRVCQGALQSLDSAAVLSGEHFKLHFNALVPAVVERLGDAKQPVRDASRRLLLTLMQVSSPTIIVERAGSCAWMHRSFRVREEFARTVTSAISLFSSTELPLQRAILPPILQMLSDPNPGVRDAAISCIEEMYSSAGAQFRDELQRHHLPTMMLKDINARLEKIEPKNRSDGIPRSYSAAEVRSTGLNPKKSSPRAKSSTREASLFGGDADATEKPVEPIKVYSEKELVREFEKIASTLVPEKDWSIRISAMQRIEALVIGGATDFPCFRGLLKQLVVPLSTQLSDRRSTIVKQACHLLNLLSKELLGDFEACAEMFIPVLFKLVVITVLVIAESADTCIKTMLRNCKVARALPRIADCAKNDRNAVLRARCCEYALLILEHWPDASEIHRSAELYEDLIKCCVADAMSEVRSTARTLYRMFARTWPERSRRLFMSFDPVIQRIINEEDGGTHRRHASPSVRERSSHFSLASQTSASSQISGYGTSAIVAMDRSSSLPSGTSLSTGLLLSQTKPVGTGTERSLESVLHASKQKVSAIESLLKGLDMSEKSRSSSLDLGVDPPSSRDPPFPLAVPASNSLVNALVDAPSGFSRGKNRNGGLGLSDIITQIQASKDSTKSSYRSSAVHESFSALNSYSARRASEKLPDRGFSEDNAEVREGRRLMNSHVHRQYIESPYRDANFRDSQNNHVPNFQRPLSRKNTAGRMSTSKRRSFDDSQLPLGDMSSYVEGPASLSDALSEGLSSSSDWNARVAAFSYVRSLLQQGPRGIPEIIQSFEKVMKLFFQHLDDPHHKVAQAALSTLADLIPACRKPFESYMERILPHVFSRLIDPKESVRQPCSTTLEIVSKTYGVDSLLPALLRSLDEQRSPKAKLAVIEFAIGSFNKHPSNSEGAGNSGILKLWLAKLTPLVYDKNTKLKEAAISCIISVYTHFDATAVLNFILSLSVEEQNSLRRALKQYTPRIEVDLMNFLQNKKERQRSKYDPYDVTGTSSEEGYVGASKKSHPFGRYSAGSVDSDGARKWNSVPDSTYMPSSIGHSLSDDTQDFYHGVETGSNSDLPVSKALAHAASESNGLWANPQESNGNSLNVEHTSTPRLEVNGLVDSEHLAAGVGADNESDLGLNHLKLSALKINSTPATGPSIPQILHSICNGNGESPAANKHGSLQQLVDAVTKDQSIWSKYFNQILTAVIEVLDDSESSIRELALSLIVEMLKNQRDAMEDSVEVVVEKLFNVTKDVAPKVSNEAEHCLTIVLSQYDPFRCLSVVVPLLVTEDEKTLVTCINCLTKLVERFSQEELMSQLPSFLPALFDAFGNQSADVRKTVVFCLVDIYIMLGKAFLPYLEGLNSTQLRLVTIYANRISQARTGTPIDANRS; from the exons ATGGAAGAAGCACTTGAATTGTCACGTGCGAAAGACACGAAGGAGAGAATGGCTGGTGTAGAGAGACTACATCAACTTCTAGAAGCTTCTAGAAAATCCCTCTCTTCATCTGAAGTTACTTCTTTAGTAGATGTTTGTTTAGATCTTTTGAAAGATAACAATTTTAGGGTTTGTCAAGGTGCGTTACAGTCACTTGATAGTGCTGCGGTGTTATCTGGTGAACATTTTAAGCTTCATTTCAATGCTCTTGTACCTGCTGTTGTTGAAAGATTAGGTGATGCCAAACAGCCCGTAAGGGATGCTTCTAGAAGATTGTTGCTTACTTTGATGCAG GTTTCTTCGCCAACTATCATTGTTGAGAGGGCAGGGTCTTGTGCTTGGATGCACAGAAGTTTCAGAGTTCGAGAAGAATTTGCTCGTACTGTTACATCAGCGATTAGTCTTTTTTCTTCAACAGAGCTGCCCCTTCAACGAGCTATTCTTCCTCCT ATTCTGCAAATGTTGAGTGATCCTAACCCCGGTGTTAGAGATGCAGCCATATCATGTATTGAG GAGATGTATTCATCGGCTGGAGCTCAGTTCCGTGATGAGCTTCAGCGCCATCATCTTCCTACCATGATG CTAAAAGATATTAATGCCCGACTAGAGAAGATTGAGCCCAAAAATCGCTCAGATGGAATTCCAAGAAGCTATTCAGCTGCTGAGGTTAGATCCACTGGTCTTAATCCCAAGAAAAGCAGCCCAAGGGCTAAAAGTTCAACAAGAGAGGCGTCTCTTTTTGGAG GGGATGCTGATGCTACGGAGAAACCTGTCGAGCCAATTAAAGTGTACTCAGAAAAGGAGCTGGTGAGGGAGTTTGAGAAGATTGCCTCTACCCTTGTGCCAGAGAAGGATTGGTCTATCCGTATCTCTGCTATGCAGAGAATTGAGGCTCTTGTTATTGGAG GTGCAACTGATTTTCCTTGTTTCCGTGGACTTCTAAAGCAGCTTGTTGTCCCTTTGAGCACACAGTTGTCTGATCGGAGATCCACCATTGTCAAACAG GCTTGCCATTTGTTAAACCTCCTATCCAAAGAGCTTTTGGGAGATTTTGAGGCATGTGCTGAGATGTTCATTCCG GTTCTTTTCAAGCTTGTTGTGATAACTGTTCTTGTAATTGCAGAATCTGCTGATACCTGCATAAAGACG ATGTTGCGCAACTGCAAGGTTGCTCGTGCACTTCCTCGAATAGCTGATTGTGCAAAGAATGATCGAAATGCAGTTCTTCGTGCAAG ATGCTGTGAGTATGCACTTCTAATCCTGGAACATTGGCCTGATGCATCTGAGATACACCGTTCAGCAGAACTCTATGAAGACCTTATAAAGTGTTGTGTAGCAGATGCGATGAGTGAG GTACGATCAACTGCTAGAACTTTGTACAGAATGTTTGCAAGAACTTGGCCAGAACGATCCAGGCGTTTGTTTATGTCCTTTGATCCTGTTATCCAAAGG ATCATAAATGAGGAAGATGGTGGAACTCATAGACGGCATGCTTCACCTTCTGTTCGAGAGAGGAGTTCACACTTCTCACTTGCTTCTCAAACATCTGCTTCTTCACAAATTTCTGGTTATGGAACTTCTGCAATAGTTGCTATGGATAGAAGTTCCAGTTTGCCTTCAGGCACATCCCTCTCCACTGGGCTACTCCTGTCACAAACAAAACCTGTGGGTACTGGCACAGAACGTAGCTTGGAAAGTGTACTTCATGCCAGCAAACAGAAAGTTTCTGCTATAGAAAGCCTGCTCAAAGGTCTGGATATGTCTGAGAAAAGTCGATCCTCTAGTTTGGATCTAG GAGTTGACCCGCCATCGTCCCGTGACCCACCATTTCCTCTTGCTGTTCCTGCATCGAATAGTCTTGTTAACGCTTTGGTAGATGCACCATCTGGTTTCTCTAGAGGGAAGAATCGCAATGGTGGATTGGGTTTGTCTGATATCATTACTCAGATCCAGGCCTCGAAGGATTCAACTAAATCATCCTATCGAAGTAGTGCGGTTCATGAATCCTTTTCAGCGCTTAATTCTTATTCGGCAAGAAGGGCTTCAGAAAAACTACCAGATAGAGGTTTTTCTGAAGATAATGCTGAAGTGAGGGAAGGTAGACGGTTAATGAACTCACACGTTCACAGACAATACATAGAGTCACCATACAGAGATGCTAACTTTAGGGATTCTCAGAATAATCACGTTCCAAATTTTCAACGTCCTCTATCAAGAAAGAACACAGCAGGAAGAATGTCTACTAGCAAGAGAAGGAGCTTTGATGACAGTCAGCTTCCGCTTGGAGACATGTCAAGTTATGTGGAGGGACCTGCCTCACTAAGTGATGCATTAAGTGAAGGTCTCAGTTCTAGTTCAGATTGGAATGCTAGGGTTGCTGCATTTAGCTATGTCAGGTCTTTGCTACAGCAGGGGCCTAGAGGTATTCCAGAAATCATTCAGAGCTTTGAGAAGGTTATGAAATTATTTTTCCAGCACCTTGATGATCCCCATCATAAAGTTGCACAGGCTGCTCTGTCAACCCTTGCAGATCTTATTCCAGCTTGCAGAAAACCTTTTGAAAGTTACATGGAGCGGATTTTGCCCCATGTTTTCTCACGGCTAATTGATCCCAAGGAATCGGTGAGACAGCCTTGCTCAACTACACTAGAAATTGTTAGTAAAACATACGGTGTCGACTCCCTTTTGCCAGCTTTGCTCCGTTCATTGGATGAACAGCGTTCGCCAAAGGCCAAACTTGCTGTAATTGAGTTTGCAATTGGCTCTTTTAACAAGCATCCTTCGAATTCCGAAGGTGCTGGAAATAGTGGCATCCTTAAGTTATGGCTCGCTAAGTTGACACCATTGGTCTATGATAAAAATACCAAACTGAAAGAAGCAGCTATTTCATGCATTATATCAGTGTACACACACTTTGATGCAACAGCGGTTTTGAATTTTATTCTTAGCTTATCAGTTGAAGAACAAAATTCGTTGAGACGAGCTCTTAAACAGTATACCCCTCGTATAGAAGTGGATTTGATGAATTTTCTGCAGAATAAGAAAGAAAGGCAGCGTTCCAAGTACGATCCATATGATGTGACTGGAACATCTTCTGAAGAGGGATATGTAGGAGCTTCAAAGAAAAGTCATCCATTTGGAAGGTATTCTGCTGGTTCAGTTGATAGTGATGGTGCCAGAAAGTGGAACTCTGTTCCGGACTCTACCTATATGCCTAGCTCTATAGGTCACTCATTGTCGGATGATACTCAAGACTTCTATCATGGTGTTGAAACTGGTTCCAACTCTGATCTTCCTGTTTCAAAAGCTTTGGCCCATGCCGCAAGTGAGAGTAATGGATTGTGGGCTAATCCGCAGGAAAGCAATGGAAACAGCTTAAACGTGGAGCACACTTCCACACCCCGTCTGGAGGTTAATGGGTTAGTTGACTCGGAGCATCTAGCTGCAGGTGTTGGAGCTGATAATGAATCTGATTTGGGACTTAATCACCTTAAACTTTCTGCTCTGAAGATAAACTCAACTCCAGCAACCGGACCAAGTATTCCTCAGATTCTTCATTCG ATTTGTAATGGAAATGGTGAAAGTCCTGCTGCCAACAAGCATGGTTCACTCCAACAACTAGTTGACGCTGTTACCAAAGATCAATCCATATGGAGCAAG TACTTCAATCAGATATTGACTGCTGTAATCGAGGTGCTTGATGATTCTGAGTCATCAATAAGAGAACTTGCCCTATCTCTGATAGTTGAAATGCTGAAGAATCAG AGAGATGCTATGGAGGATTCAGTCGAGGTTGTAGTTGAGAAATTATTCAACGTAACCAAGGATGTTGCTCCAAAA GTTTCAAATGAAGCTGAGCATTGTTTAACTATAGTGTTGTCCCAGTATGACCCATTTAGATGCTTAAGT GTTGTCGTTCCTTTGCTTGTCACCGAAGACGAGAAGACTCTTGTAACCTGTATTAACTGTTTGACAAAG CTTGTGGAGAGGTTTTCCCAGGAAGAATTGATGTCTCAGCTACCTTCGTTCTTACCTGCCCTGTTTGATGCTTTTGGAAACCAGAGTGCAGATGTTCGCAAG ACTGTTGTGTTCTGTTTAGTTGACATATACATCATGCTCGGCAAAGCATTTTTGCCATACTTGGAAGGATTGAACAGCACACAGTTGAGATTGGTGACTATTTATGCAAATCGAATATCACAGGCTAGAACAGGGACTCCCATAGATGCTAACCGCAGTTAA
- the LOC132610232 gene encoding uncharacterized protein LOC132610232 isoform X2, with product MLREVELGLEKGKIVQISRYFSDPQYYFQVNDQYVRNKLKVVLFPFLHRGHWTRITEPVGGRLSYKPPIYDINAPDLYIPFMAFGTYVVLAGLALGLQGRFSPEALSWLFIKGLVGWFLQVSLLKMTLFSLGSGEAPLLDIVSYAGYAFAGLSIALLGTIIWNYTYYFLMPWTCLCMGIFLVKTMKRVLFAEVRTYDSSRHHYLLLFIALAQFPLLFWLGKISLSWFF from the exons ATGCTGAGAGAAGTGGAGTTGGGACTGGAGAAGGGGAAGATTGTACAG ATAAGTAGGTACTTCTCTGATCCCCAGTACTACTTCCAAGTGAATGACCAATACGTGAGAAACAAACTGAAAGTAGTCCTTTTCCCTTTCCTACACAGA GGTCATTGGACAAGAATCACAGAGCCTGTCGGTGGCAGGCTATCCTATAAGCCCCCTATCTATGACATAAATGCTCCAGATTTGTACATTCCATTTATGGCCTTTGGTACTTATGTTGTTCTTGCTGGCTTAGCATTGGGTCTGCAGGGAAG GTTTAGCCCAGAAGCTCTCAGTTGGCTGTTTATCAAGGGATTGGTTGGCTGGTTTTTACAAGTTTCGTTGCTGAAGATGACATTGTTCTCACTTGGTAGTGGAGAGGCTCCTCTTCTTGACATTGTTTCATACGCAGGATATGCTTTTGCAGGATTGTCCATAGCTCTTTTGGGAACAATTATATGGAACTATACTTACTACTTTTTGATGCCGTGGACATGCTTGTGCATGGGAATATTCTTGGTGAAAACAATGAAGAGAGTTCTCTTTGCAGAGGTGAGGACGTACGATTCAAGTAGGCATCATTATCTCCTATTGTTTATTGCCCTAGCTCAATTTCCTCTCCTCTTTTGGCTTGGGAAGATTAGCCTTAGTTGGTTCTTTTGA